In Montipora capricornis isolate CH-2021 chromosome 4, ASM3666992v2, whole genome shotgun sequence, the DNA window CATTAacgataacttttttttttttgttatagaTCACGGATATCTGCATTGACGGAagaaagaaagccacaaaacaGCAACAAACTCGATCAACACACACATGACACctagtctgggaatcaaacccagggtACATTGGCGGGAAGCGAGTCATCGTCATCATATCTTTAATTAACCTTCGGaatttagagtagcttgatttAGGTTATATCATCGAGAATTTACCCTACCTACCATGATGCACTACATAGGACAGGGCGCAATACCAGGAAATTAATgctctactctttgcgaatagtgtccCCGCGtgacagggttgactcaagggtacaatacgCATGGTTGGTTGGATTTGAACCCGGTGTTTCTACTCTCTGCTTCTTTTCGCTTCACCACTGAACATCAAGTAACCGCCCTCTCAAAAGAACATCGATTTAAGTCTctcatagaatatcgctgctgaagagtaattaggcctaaactaGAATAATAATTTAGGCCAAagctttcattttaaaatgtttagctttgtcgtgaagtttggaaaccgaccttttgcagtgttCAGTATTGTTTTTGGCCGAGTGATAATATACAgcatcaaatagtgtttaaaatattttccctGGGCAGATAGCGCTGTGGTGGTCAAGGGGTTGGATGACAGGTTAATCAACATTCTCAGGCCAGGTTCGAATCCTATGTgcatacacttgggttgtcttttaaaaaacatatgaccatttcccataatccatatcaagctttcagtcttctaaattaaagacaacagtaaattcagagcaaagtACGAATTatcgataatcgttaatttaagGTAGAGAATCACTTTGTAGGCGAAACAACAGATTCCAATGTGATAAAACGCACACGTATAAAGCAGGTTTCTTGTCTTGTAATTTCGTAGATTCGACAGCATTTGTAGAAATGTGTTCCTTGAATTGTTGttgaataattttaatgtgCATTTTGAGATTCTTGTATTTCCTAATGTGCTTCGTTTACTTGATTACAAAAAATTCGTTAAATTGTACGGTAACTTTACTCTGCGTGTTATCGATACCGTACTGTAACCCGCCCTGCAATGCAGTAGTGACTTTTATTTTAAGTTATCGAGAAATGAATTAAAGATATCCAGTACATACGTTTGAAAAAGAAACTGTACAAGTCATAATTGAagatacaaaaataataattataataacataTACCAATGCGCAATGATTACAAAGGAAATCCAGAGGCTCCTTAGCCCCATCTGTAAGCCCACCAAATCGCGGCAAAGTAACAAATGccgtcctaagaaaatatgtcTCAAGATGACGCATAACGCATCCAGCATCCAGTCTGTCCATATCACGCATTTCCTTAGGTGGTGAATGTGCCCTACCACCGTGGTCCtcatagtttttatggcaagaAAAGCAAGTAGCAATCGTTGATCTAAGATTGCGCCTAGAGTGGCTGACTTCATACAAAGTAGAGGAACAGCCGTACAGCTAGGGTCTTCCTTGTGCTATGAGCATTTTTGCCAAGAGAAAATCCTTATATCATACAAACACCTACTTTTGGAGGATCTCGGCCAAGTAGTAGTAAGCAGTAAGAGATTTTAAGACAATACGAGACGATTACCCGAACGTACTGTTTATTTTTGGAACGCACGAGCTCTTTTTAGAAGCGAAGGATCGTAACCGGACGTTATCTGTACAGGGTTGAGATTAGCGCATTCCAATGATGACTACCACACAACGTATTGGTTATGGCAATTGGTAACCAAAGATTAGCGATGATTGGAGGTCATGAAGTGCAAGCTAATTTTGGTTAGCGTTACGAACGGCACACACGGGGCGCGGTAGACCCGCACTAAAAAATGTCGAGCGTTTTCAGAAAAGGTCGGTCCGTAACCTTTTGGGAGGTCAATTTACTTGCAACGACACCAGGCAAGCACAAGTTCACGCAGATATACGTCTAGCTGTATATGGAAAGAGCGCGAGGATGATCTATGGGTCTGGCAGCAGCAACACGACAAAATGACTGAGAGGTCATAAGACCTACAGAACTacacaaagaaatttaaattctcATGTGACTTCTTAGCGACTCTTACCAATGACGttgtagaaataaaaattaaacaaggcGAACCTGCAAATCACGTGCCCTCCGTTTGATGTGCCGTACACATCCTCATAAAACACTACCCATGATATTCCAGATGTGAATTGCCATTCTCCTGCCTTTTTTTGATCCTGATCCTGACGAATAACTTGCTGAATCACAATTAAAgctcaacttacaggtaagccttgtttaattttttaattctacTTGGGGTACCTTCTCGTCTCTCTAGATATCTTACGCATGCACAGGAAAATCGTGACAGTCCTCCCCACCCCGAAAAAGAGTCAGAGCCGAATCCTATACTTTGTTTCTTCGAACAATCAAAATTCAGGGTGACACGTCTCAATGAAACTTGGCCGATGATTGGCTCATTCTACAAACGATCGGTATGCAAGATATGGGGAACAACGGAAGGAACAATTTTTCGCGACATTTTTAATGATGCGACGCTCGCATCTTTCTTCAGTCCGAAAAGAAcgattttttgaaatagtttgtgagaaacctcgttcccaggcaaAGCGAAggaaaaggtcctgggaacgaggttgctttgGACGGGAAACACGGAAGTCTGGGACCTTtgttatcaatatggcggaagcATACGCTGGCCTGACGTCCTCTCGCACCTGAGGACGAAAATTATGGGTTTCAATGACCTCATGCACCCGAGAAATATCTACAGCAAATCGCCACCAGACTTTAAAATACTTGCCGAGAAATTTGACTACTTTAGAAGTTTCGCCAAGGAGACGTCATCAGGGAATTTTAGTTTGAACTTTAAAGATCCCGGCGCTTTGCGAGCCTTAACTTGTGCTTTGTTAGAACAAGACTTTGGCCTGAAGCTAAATATCCCGTTAGATCGACTTATTCCCACAGTTCCTCTTCGACTTAATTATATCTTGTGGATTGAAGATCTGCTTTCGTGTCTTTCAAAAGTCTATCGTCACGGGACAGTTCGGGGATTTGACGTTGGTGAGGCTTTAATCTCATtaactttattttattctatGTTTTGCTCATAAATGCACATACGTCGCCTTAGAACACGAGCATATGTAACCCTCAAGCTATCAAACTTATCCATTTCAGTAACATTAAGCGGGGGCTGTGAAATTGAAGTTGCGTGACAGTTGTGCAGTTCAATTACGTACAATAGTATTTATTGTTGTAAGGCAGTCActccttttttaaaatattggtTTATTTTTAGTGTTGTTCTTatgtagcctgttccaggcttccagatagtcgggaaagcAAAAAACTGCTTGCGAAAAAAGAGGGGGGCTTGGGTCGAAGTGAGGTGGGGTCCAAGTCCCGGCTCTTTTTTTGCACACAGTCTGGGAGTCTGGAACAGGCTAAATAAGAAAAAGACTAAAAATAAACCATTATTCAAAAAAAAGCATTGTAACTGCCTCACAACAAGATTAAATGTTAATCAGGCATGTTCTATCTATTGGAATGATGACCTGCAAAAAACCTACCAGACCATGACTATGCATGGGGTTGGGGACGTATCTCAGGTCTTTCGTGCAAAATACTGAATGTGCTGGTTTCTTTTGTATATTAATGCCCAATATTCTCCTTATAAAGCTGCTGACAAACAGTTCGACTGAGTGGcctcaaagctcagttggtagagcatcgcactggcatcgcagaggtcatgggtagTGGGTTGGAATCCCATTAAAACCACCTGAAAATTCTGGTGTCTATTTactagagacaattgcttaaagtgccccagtgatcaaaaaaaccacttcctttttttcttcagattttgaaagtgtgtttgcttaacacctgactggcaaaattttgagctttgatttttatccaaaggccgtttactttgactgtaagttttggatttcacagtccgccattactcacgttcaaaactgaccgattggacctcagagggttggatccagggaaaagtgacttcagaggctcactagcttaaaatttcagcgtgtgaacgcagcttattatatatgcaaagcgtgagtttaaaagtctgaaagcccaaaacccccgtgctgcatattaattctgcggtgtacacacgtattgcattcttaaactagtgagcctttgacgtcattttctcctcgatccagctctctcaagaacataatgttagtaatggcggaccattaaataggaaaattacagttaaaataaagaggtgtctttttcttgaaatcaaggcttaaaacgtgggtcacttagtgttttgttaacatagttttgaaatccaaagaaaaatatgaattgattttttggtcacaggggcactttaagttgtCCAGTtgagtgcaaggatcacttctgcATGTACCTCAAGTTTAATTGCAAATCCAATTTCTAATGTTTAGATGTACAATCAGGGTGTTACTAATGGAAGTTTTGCGATTTCATCAGGCACAGGAGCATCTTGTATCTATCCCCTGCTAGGAGCTAAACTCAATGGCTGGCATTTCTTAGCAACTGAAGTGGATGAGTCATCAGTTTCTTTTGCTGAGGAGAATGTGAAGAGCAATggtctggaaagtaaaataagaggtacatgtaatagtttgttttcaacagaaaataaaacaTAGTTTACTTTACCCCATTCACTCATCatgcacccccctcccccctcccccctcccccctccccagtCGATGACAGTTAAACTAGTCTGgcatcagacagagtaaaatgtgtTACCtctgaggagtcaatgggttaatgttgttttctttgtgttatTATCTAGATTAGACATATTTGTTTGTCTGACTACACACAAATGAAGTTAACTTTGTAATTACCGGTACATAGTTAATCACTTCATTGAATTGAAGAAGATTaatttaagtctcaaggttgTACAGCTGCGCACAATAATGTGGAGATAGCAAATCAAAGCTAATTTAAGCTTATAAAGTCAGATGTTTGTTTAAAATGCAAGAAAGCAGAGCCTCTTAAGCAGGGTACGGAACCATGAACTCAATCCACGGAATTATGGGGCTGCCCATGGAACTCAAATCCATGACTCATTGATGGTAGGCAAGAGCTCTCTTGTCCACTTCACACTACTCTCCTCTCTAGTTTCTTGCTGTTATATTTGGAATTCTTGCTTTGAGGGATTTAATATGGCGTGAATGTTTACCAGGGGCGGATTTACGGAGAGGGTGCgactttctaatacaactggtactctgcaacaaaaaaaatctcaccagtcagctacgccatttCTTAGTGATGtaccccctcctaagaaaaatgctggatccgcccctgtgtACCATTTAATTTGCACATTATAATATTGTGACTCAAAATTCCCTCAAAAGGATAAGCCTACATGAACCTTATTTTGCAAGTCCTGGACCATTTTTGGAATTTTATAGTATTTGATCATGTTTCTAATGTGCACCTTTATCTTTAGTCAAACAGGTCACCCATAACAGTTTCCTGAGAGTACCTCTTCAACATGAAGAGCATCATGCATTTGATTTTTGCATGTGCAACCCTCCCTTTTTTGTCAGTGAATTTGAAGCTTCTCATGGAACAGCCCGTAGTGAAAAACGTCCACAGCCTGCTGGGATTTGTACTGGAACACAAACAGAAACTGTGACTGGAGGAGGTGAGGTGGAATTTGTCAAGGAAATGATCAAGGACAGCCTCATTCTCAAGGAGCAGATCAGGTGCATACAGTCAATTAAAAAGTAAacacttttaacatttttgAGAAGATTGAGAAGGAATCCTACAAACTTAGATGATTTGTGGTTACTTGATCAAACAGGCATTGTGGCTGTCAGGTAGTTGGTCCATCACTCTGTTGATACATCAGTCATACCATAGTATCTGTCATTGAGTTGGTTAATTAGCCAGTCTGTCAATCAGTCAGTAAGTCACCTTAGTTAGTTTGTCGATCATTGAAGTAGTTGTTGCCTTGGTTAGTGAGACAGTCAATCAAATTTCATTCAGTTGGTTAGCCATTCTTTCATTCAGTCATTTGATCAGTCAGTGAATCTATTCATCATTCAGGCGCCTTTCTCTGTGGTTTAATATTGATCAATACAGCAGCCGCTTGGCTTGTCATTCAGTCTGTCAGTTAGAAAGTCAACCATAAAGTCAGTTGTAGAGCCAGTCAGTCACTTACTGTAGTGAGACAGGCAACCAGTTATCCTGCGTAGCAAGCTTTTCTGAGGGAACATGCAAGATTTTTGATATTCTGGCCACATGTAAAGTTGGGTAAGACAAAGAAGATGGGGAGGAGGGAGGGAATGAAGGAAATTTCCGCCTACTTCTCGTTTTTGTCTTGTTGCATTTTTCATGCAGCCAAAACATTGAAAATGCACGGAAATGCTTGCTACCCAAGCTGACAAGCCATCAATTTGGAATTTCGTATCCATGACTCTTATTTGTTCAAAATGTAATATGGAAAAACCCCATTTCATCAAACTTTGATGGATCTTACTGATCTCATGTGTTTCACAAATCTATTCCAGTTGGTACACTTCCATGTTGGGGAAAAAATCAAGTTTACCTCTCATCCTGGCATATCTCCAAGATAACAATGTAAGTATAATTATCTCCCTATTTCCTCCTTTCTTGccttagaataataataataataataataataataataataataataattattattattattattattattattattattattactattaattagTTGATGCATCGGCTCTATAAGGACAAATCTGAAACAAGGAGTTGCcactgaataggccatttccgagttcatgtgtgcctcgtcttcaaagcgagtctaagtgggacgtttttcttatgaaaattagctttcattcatatgtaaggTAAAACTAATTACTATCacaagactcgctttgaagaggaggcagacatgaactcggaaatggcctactgAGTTCAATTTTCTCTTGTGACAGGTTAAGACAATAACAACTACAGAGTTTTGTCAAGGACAAACCATGCGCTGGGGTGTTGGCTGGAGTTTCTTACCAGATGTCGTTGTTCAGGTGAGTTTATAGTTCTCCAAGCAACTTCTGTTGAGGATTTCTCATTCATTAGCCAAGTTTAGTCATTCACGCACAAACTACAATATTGGACAAAATGAGTTGACAATAATCCAGCTTTAGGACAATAACCTGAAAAGAACGCCAATAACACAATGGTGTTCAGgataataaatttatatttgACATGCGGGTTACAGAGGAAATGGAGATGTGATGCTCACACTTATCTAGACAATTTAAGCTATTGTCTCTCactagacacttgaaaaatatacctcttactaacctcgtcttctcggtccgtactgtaagttacggaccgagttttttcccgttgatttatggcccgcgcgcttcgcgcttgggcgataaatcaacgggaaaaaactcggtccgtaacctacagtacggaccgagaaaacgaggttagtaagatatttattatatctctgaggttaaccggcgcgcgggcaaggaaactagtcaaagtgaagcggaaggttcaactgccacaaagaatgccgtgccaaaatcccaaaaactaaatcttcttggctgttaagtttgaaatagttgcttgcaagattcaaacagttttcagtacaagtttatgcaacagaaatgacatgaaaaactcgctagatgatgttttgtcgaaattttaaatttagcgggctggaCAGAGGgtcgtactgtagaatacggcccgctaatttagctaattacagcgcgcgtactatctaagagatacaataaataaatttattgcaTTCATCGACTCTTCACGCGAACAgatggagcggttttcaattgagtgtcgaaagtaattagcgaattgcattggttttgcattacgtcactcagtgattggttcaaagttctcgcggcATTTTGTCAACAAAtcagaactgaaaccaaaaccaatcgtggctcgcgcgtgcacattttcccgcgctttgtgtcggctacgtgtaatcacttcgagttttgattggtttactggattgtctccgtcctttttgattggccaaagtaattactttggttttgattttacgacactcgattgaaacttgctctaagtgcaacaaattgacctgcttccaattcaactgtgtggcttcataccGGCATCGTAGatgtcatgggttcgaatcccgctggaaccacctgaattttttaggtgtctataagtgacaattgcttaaattgtccagataagtgcgacgatcacttctccatttcgaTTGTTCAGGAAAAAGCGCAAATAAACCATCGTTGCCTTAACTTTTTATAGATTGGAGGGAGAGCGATATTTCCTACGCGTAAAGTAGTTTTGGTGTGGACAAAGGAGTAAAAaatgtctcaacaattttgtctaCGATTGATCTCACAAAAAAGCTTTGGTCATACGTGCAGAAAACTATTAACTCGGTCTCTAGAAAGAGTGCAATCCTTCTTCAATTGCATTTCCTTTTCCACACAAGAAAATTAATTGTACCAGCCGGATGATGACGACGAAGACAAACGCTGACGATGTTGTAAGTGACGGAGGTTTtgatgaaaaacaacaacgacgACACCGTCGATGACTATTACATATCACACTTTACCAATTGCTATGATTTGAAATCTCTGTCCTTAGCTATGATGGGGTATACCAAAGTTGGACGACAACTTCAGCATACAACAGTGAATCGTTCTTTCTCTATCATAATTTCATATCTATCCAAACCAATGCATTTATAGGATATTTCGCCCATGTTATACTTCTTGAGCGAGATGGAGTGATAGCCAAATACTTACCAGTGTTTGCGTCCTCGTTGCTGTTGTCGATGCTAAAGCTCTTTATTTggagccatttttttttccaatgaaCAAGTCAAAacttttggggggggggggggtgcagggatgacgcagtggtgagagcactcgcctcccaccaatgcggcccgtgttcgatttccagactcggtgtcatatgtgggttgaatttgttggttctctactctgcaccgataggttttctccgggtactccgtttttccctctcctcaaagaccaacatttgacttagAACAACTACACACTcaattaaagttcctttcctttcctttctagaATTGTCCTCTTCAAGAGCACAATAGATGATCTGTATGGCTGCCATTTAAATttccagggcccggttcctcgaaagccgattaacttaatccaggattagcgtaaacttttgtttcacgttttcaactttttggtgaaagtttctttcgcttatttttgtttttcaagattgacgtcttctcatgtaaagttctgccaaaaatctgcgttgaacagcatttgggagtagagaaataaactgcttcgttaatttttaatcttagattagcgttaatcggctttcgaggaaccgggcccagatcTTTTCAGTGCCATTAAGTCTGCATGTTATTATCGGGATGGAAATTCCTTTTGCAGATCTCTTGCCGCTCCCTTCAATCATTTGTGTTCTAAAGATGGtattcttgttcattttaacAGGAATCTCCATCCAAACGCCGTAAACGTGCTAAAAAGGCCAAACCTCTCCAGGTTGTCGTTCCTAGTGAATTCCTGTCTTCACAGGCAAGGACCAACGAGCAGCTCACAGCAGCAGACAGAGTCCTTGCTATGGCAAATTACGTTAAAAACATATTGGAAGAGTTAAAGGTAAGTACAATAGTTGACTCTTTGCATGGTCTCCCGCTGTGAGTGTGAGTTTCATATAGGGTGCGGGCTATGATAGATAATTTTATTGAGCTGTATTCTACAATAAGTGTTGTGCAaacaatctctagagacacagataacaatgcagcaatgtacaattgctggtggacgaacaaaaggagcttaTGAGagaccttttgttttcgtccaccaacatggcggcgatgacgtaacgtgaaaatcacctttagagtgttttcacgtgacgtcacggcggccatcttggtgtGCCCAACtaatcatgcaaacgtttttttttccggTGGAAAAGCAAGGTGACTGATCGCGTGAGTGAAATCActctatagaccactttcatagtggcggccaaataaatattattttgttttaatgctaataagcctttttagaacttttatttcaaaatgagggcagtaggtctaattaacataaagacaaaagaatgtcaaagtcgccatttgtgaaagtggtctatatgGGGTGCATGTCTTCGTGGTGTTCTTTCGCATTCAATTTCATTCCCAAAAGATATTATTCTAGACCTTTTTCATAAATGGGACCTgttttattgttctttttgcTAATGTGCAAGTTAggctaccaagcctcattttagggcaagaattctttttcaattcactgtatggtatcgagacttgataggctaatttgcacttgcacgaaagaattataaattgaccgccatttatgaataaggtctattatcTTGCCAACATCGTTTTTTCGGGCCGGAATATTTGCTTATTGACAGAAATGCAGGGGCCGGAATGATCAAGAGTCAAATGTTTCCCGCGGGGTCTGACTCACtcagcacgtgttttattgTATGGCTTTGTTAGACTCCTTATGAGCACTCAGAATTGAAGAGGAAGTTTTCATTAAAAAGCTATGAATTTCcactgaaatttttttcaaatttgttgtttccttttctgttttttccaTCTGGTTGTAAATTAGATTTAGATGGTTAGATGCGACAGAATCCACTAAAATCGTACGCGTGTTCGTAACATGACTGTGCGGCCCGCTCACGCTGATGCGTATGTCCCTCAAACGGGGATTTTCTTGCTAAGAAAATCCCCGTTTGAGGGGGCGCTTTCCCCGTTTGCGGGGCGCTTTCATTGTGAAACTAATGATTAGTTTCACAATGAAAGCGCGCCCGGGGCTGTATGGGTCATATGGTAAAGTAATTTACGCCTCCTTGCGTTTTTTCCTGTTCATTTTATAGAACTTTCATTTTATAGAAAAAAACGCGGaccagatagctcagttggatgAGCACTGAACTTGGGTGCGGCAAAttgcaatgattttttttccctggCCTGACTAACAATCGGGTTCTTAAAATAACCGAGGCGAGAGTTTTGCCTTGGTAATTACTTCCGCGGCAAATGGTGAGACTTTTAAGTCTTTTCGGGTAAGGTCTTAACAAGCTTTACGATCCGTCTTACTATCCTTGCTAGTAATGACAATTGTGTCGTGATTTGTGCAGGTTGTTTTTACCACTTATAAACGGTAACTTCCATAGGTGATTGTGACGGAGGACGAAGGCAAAgttgacaaaacaaaaagaagagcCGTTTTTCAATGTCGTGCAATAGAGAAAACTTGGGCAAACCAGAGAAGAAAACGGCGAGAAAAACTCAGGCAAGACGCGCTTCATGAAAGCGGAGCTTGCAACGAGAACAAAGCCTTTCAGCAAGACGTGGATGCCTTTTCAAAAGAGGACGTGAGCAACCCTACAGGTACGAAAGCTGATGATCCgttttgtgatgttttgaaaggtgCAGAAGTTCCCTGTAAGGGAAGCGCATCGTGTGACGTGGCTTCTAAACAGGATCAAAGTGATCCCAGATCTCTTGTGTCGTTCATTGTGCGAGTGGGGACAGGTGCAGAGCTAGGTGATGGCTTGCCTTCTGAAAGTGTTGTGTTGGAAATGACATGGATTGATGGACAGGAAAAGAATGACTTGTACCAGTTATTCCAGTTCTTTCAAAACAAGCTTTCAAAAGGTCTATAGGAATCCTTGAGTAAATAATTGTTCCGCACACATGTAGGATGCTGGGCATTGTTGTCGTCATAATATCAGAGAGGCTTTCAGATGCAGCCGGGGGCACACGCGGGAAAACGCGTGA includes these proteins:
- the LOC138046865 gene encoding RNA N6-adenosine-methyltransferase mettl16-like isoform X1 codes for the protein MGFNDLMHPRNIYSKSPPDFKILAEKFDYFRSFAKETSSGNFSLNFKDPGALRALTCALLEQDFGLKLNIPLDRLIPTVPLRLNYILWIEDLLSCLSKVYRHGTVRGFDVGTGASCIYPLLGAKLNGWHFLATEVDESSVSFAEENVKSNGLESKIRVKQVTHNSFLRVPLQHEEHHAFDFCMCNPPFFVSEFEASHGTARSEKRPQPAGICTGTQTETVTGGGEVEFVKEMIKDSLILKEQISWYTSMLGKKSSLPLILAYLQDNNVKTITTTEFCQGQTMRWGVGWSFLPDVVVQESPSKRRKRAKKAKPLQVVVPSEFLSSQARTNEQLTAADRVLAMANYVKNILEELKVIVTEDEGKVDKTKRRAVFQCRAIEKTWANQRRKRREKLRQDALHESGACNENKAFQQDVDAFSKEDVSNPTGTKADDPFCDVLKGAEVPCKGSASCDVASKQDQSDPRSLVSFIVRVGTGAELGDGLPSESVVLEMTWIDGQEKNDLYQLFQFFQNKLSKGL
- the LOC138046865 gene encoding RNA N6-adenosine-methyltransferase METTL16-like isoform X2: MGFNDLMHPRNIYSKSPPDFKILAEKFDYFRSFAKETSSGNFSLNFKDPGALRALTCALLEQDFGLKLNIPLDRLIPTVPLRLNYILWIEDLLSCLSKVYRHGTVRGFDVGTGASCIYPLLGAKLNGWHFLATEVDESSVSFAEENVKSNGLESKIRVKQVTHNSFLRVPLQHEEHHAFDFCMCNPPFFVSEFEASHGTARSEKRPQPAGICTGTQTETVTGGGEVEFVKEMIKDSLILKEQISWYTSMLGKKSSLPLILAYLQDNNVKTITTTEFCQGQTMRWGVGWSFLPDVVVQESPSKRRKRAKKAKPLQVVVPSEFLSSQARTNEQLTAADRVLAMANYVKNILEELKVIVTEDEGKVDKTKRRAVFQCRAIEKTWANQRRKRREKLRQDALHESGACNENKAFQQDVDAFSKEDVSNPTGKS